Proteins encoded by one window of Rhineura floridana isolate rRhiFlo1 chromosome 9, rRhiFlo1.hap2, whole genome shotgun sequence:
- the FGFBP2 gene encoding LOW QUALITY PROTEIN: fibroblast growth factor-binding protein 2 (The sequence of the model RefSeq protein was modified relative to this genomic sequence to represent the inferred CDS: inserted 2 bases in 2 codons; substituted 1 base at 1 genomic stop codon), which yields MKVSIIFFIIFISFMGGLGQNPRPEKRSNGEDTNFQTKVKDACAMNMSENGEVKLRKECRNQGKIYWRXYTWKPSVCRPFNNNPRTYWNQIAMDLRKHNACQPDLVPKPSMCQRAPSEAHLKKGASSIKPNPIQQAYTVNQAKMVLKPSAKQVXKSKAGNVSLKKSGKPKPSASLLIKPTQQGQMSEAMKFAXEHCWESLHYICSYIIGIFRG from the exons ATGAAGGTGTCCATAATCTTTTTCATAATTTTTATCAGTTTCATGGGAGGTTTAGGACAAAATCCAAGGCCAGAGAAAAGGAGCAATGGTGAAGATACTAATTTTCAAACTAAAGTTAAAGATGCCTGTgcaatgaatatgagtgaaaatggtgAAGTGAAGCTCAGAAAAGAATGCAGGAATCAAGGCAAGATTTACTGGCGTTAATATACTTGGAAGCCATCAGTTTGTCGCCCTTTTAATAACAATCCAAGAACTTACTGGAATCAGATTGCCATGGATCTCAGGAAACACAATGCCTGCCAGCCTGATCTGGTCCCGAAGCCTTCAATGTGCCAGAGGGCTCCATCTGAAGCCCACCTGAAGAAAGGGGCTTCCAGCATAAAGCCAAACCCTATTCAACAGGCATATACTGTGAATCAAGCAAAGATGGTCCTGAAACCTTCTGCAAAGCAAG AAAAAAGCAAAGCAGGAAACGTTTCTCTTAAAAAATCAGGAAAACCCAAACCATCTGCTTCACTTCTGATAAAGCCAACTCAACAAGGTCAAATGTCTGAGGCAATGAAGTTTG GGGAGCACTGCTGGGAGTCCCTGCATTACATCTGTTCCTATATCATTGGCATCTTTAGGGGCTGA